The DNA window TTCATCTTCATGGCGGTCAATGCCATAGTGGCCGTCTACGCGGAGCGAAAGGTATCTGCTTTCATGCAGGATCGACTTGGGCCCATGGGGCAGGGTGTTGGCCTCCACGCAGGGAAATGGGGTCTGCTTCAGACGGTAGCCGATGCGCTGAAGCTGATTCTGAAAGAAGACATAATCCCGGCCGCGGCCGACCGCAAGATGTTTATCCTTGCACCTTTCATTATTTTTGTTGGCGCCTTTGTTACATTTGTCGCACTCCCTTTTAATCAGTGGATCGTCGCCGCAGATTTCAATGTAGGCGTCTTCTACATTGTGGCAATGAGCTCTGTAGGCGTTATCGGCATCATACTCGCTGGATACGGTTCCAACAACAAGTGGTCGCTTTACGGTGCCATGCGATCAGCAGCGCAAATCATCAGTTATGAGATCCCGGCGGCGCTCTCCCTTCTGGCCGTTATCATGCTGGTGGGGAGCCTCAGGATGCAAGACATAATCATAGCTCAGGGTGGAACTGTCTGGGGGATTTTCCCCAACTGGTTTATTCTCGATAATCCGTTCACACTGATGGCCTTCTTTATCTTCTTTATATCGGGCGTTGCCGAGACG is part of the Candidatus Neomarinimicrobiota bacterium genome and encodes:
- the nuoH gene encoding NADH-quinone oxidoreductase subunit NuoH translates to MVDYFLELFSRSSWMSSSPWMIQFVIAATFAALPIFIFMAVNAIVAVYAERKVSAFMQDRLGPMGQGVGLHAGKWGLLQTVADALKLILKEDIIPAAADRKMFILAPFIIFVGAFVTFVALPFNQWIVAADFNVGVFYIVAMSSVGVIGIILAGYGSNNKWSLYGAMRSAAQIISYEIPAALSLLAVIMLVGSLRMQDIIIAQGGTVWGIFPNWFILDNPFTLMAFFIFFISGVAETNRTPFDLPEAESELVAGFHTEYSGMRWAFFMLSEFANMFIVAGVAAVVFLGGWQSPIPGVMDGPGWGLIWFLSKAIFLILVMMWFRWTFPRLRTDQLMRLCWKFFLPAAFVNIAGVGIWDLFVR